In Desulfovibrio sp. 86, the following proteins share a genomic window:
- a CDS encoding MlaE family ABC transporter permease: MTASIQGPLLHVSVGGGWNIDTAWPPEAEAALNSLADQSIHELCLESDGLETWDSSLLVFLVQLTKAAEDRKLRIQNHLPEGLERLLKLAFAVPAKAGSDRKKESLSFVQRVGQATIDLPPRVTDFVNFVGEVTLAVGRLIVGRSQMRPQDLLAAMQECGVQALPIISITSMLFGLILAFVGAVQLTQFGAQIYVAGLVGIGMLRVMGAIMVGVVMAGRVGAAYAALIGTMQVNEEVDALATLGISPIDFLVLPRVVALTAMIPLLTLYADLMGVIGGYVVAITMLKINPMEYVNATMQMVPYKHVFIGLTYGTVFGVIIALTGCFQGMRCGRSAQAVGQATTTAVVQAIVGIIVATAIITVICNVMDI; the protein is encoded by the coding sequence GTGACAGCTTCCATTCAGGGGCCGCTCCTGCACGTGAGCGTGGGGGGCGGCTGGAATATCGATACGGCCTGGCCCCCTGAAGCCGAAGCCGCACTCAACTCTCTGGCCGATCAGAGCATTCACGAACTATGCCTGGAGAGCGACGGTCTCGAAACCTGGGACAGCAGCCTGCTGGTCTTTCTCGTGCAACTTACCAAGGCTGCCGAGGATCGCAAGCTGCGCATCCAGAACCATTTGCCCGAAGGTCTCGAGCGTCTTCTCAAGCTGGCTTTTGCCGTACCTGCCAAGGCAGGGTCTGACCGCAAAAAAGAAAGCCTCAGTTTTGTGCAGCGTGTGGGCCAGGCCACCATCGACCTGCCGCCGCGCGTAACCGATTTTGTAAACTTTGTGGGTGAAGTGACGCTGGCAGTGGGCCGTCTTATAGTGGGCCGTTCGCAGATGCGCCCGCAAGACCTGCTGGCAGCCATGCAGGAATGCGGCGTGCAGGCTCTGCCCATCATTTCCATAACCAGTATGCTTTTCGGCCTTATTCTGGCCTTTGTGGGCGCGGTGCAGCTCACGCAGTTCGGCGCGCAAATCTACGTGGCGGGACTTGTGGGCATTGGCATGCTGCGTGTTATGGGCGCCATCATGGTGGGCGTGGTCATGGCGGGCAGGGTCGGCGCCGCCTATGCCGCCCTTATCGGCACCATGCAGGTTAATGAAGAAGTTGACGCCCTGGCCACTTTGGGCATTTCTCCCATCGATTTTCTGGTGCTGCCCCGTGTGGTGGCGCTGACGGCCATGATCCCGCTGCTGACGCTGTACGCCGACCTTATGGGCGTTATAGGCGGCTATGTTGTGGCCATCACCATGCTGAAGATCAATCCTATGGAATACGTCAACGCCACCATGCAGATGGTTCCCTACAAACACGTCTTCATCGGCCTCACCTATGGCACGGTTTTCGGCGTTATCATCGCCTTGACCGGCTGCTTTCAGGGCATGCGCTGCGGGCGCAGCGCCCAGGCCGTGGGACAGGCCACCACCACCGCCGTGGTGCAGGCCATTGTGGGCATTATCGTGGCCACAGCCATAATAACCGTCATCTGCAACGTGATGGACATCTGA
- a CDS encoding ABC transporter ATP-binding protein, whose protein sequence is MHDVTFDVHAGDIFFITGGSGCGKSTLLRVLMGLKPPQSGNVLYGKTDFWGSNEDARHQLVRETGVLFQSGALWSSMTLAENVGLPLQQYTDLNDEAIREQAKLKLALAGLAGFEDYYPSEISGGMCKRAGLARALALDPKILFLDEPSAGLDPVSSRLLDDLILELRASLGTTFVIVSHELASIYAIASNLIFLDAQTRQVGACGNPHQLLHDPGTAPSAMLFLTRGERSHAETDQTETSGDSEPDKGTAL, encoded by the coding sequence ATGCACGATGTGACATTTGACGTGCATGCCGGAGACATTTTTTTTATCACCGGCGGTTCAGGATGCGGCAAAAGTACGCTTTTGCGGGTGCTCATGGGCCTGAAGCCGCCGCAGTCCGGTAACGTGCTGTACGGCAAAACCGACTTCTGGGGCAGCAATGAAGATGCGCGCCACCAGCTGGTGCGTGAAACAGGCGTGCTTTTTCAAAGCGGCGCGCTGTGGAGTTCAATGACCCTGGCGGAGAACGTGGGCCTGCCCCTGCAACAGTATACCGACCTCAACGACGAAGCCATACGCGAACAGGCCAAACTCAAGCTGGCCCTGGCCGGCCTTGCCGGTTTTGAAGACTACTACCCGTCTGAAATCAGCGGCGGCATGTGCAAACGCGCCGGACTGGCCCGCGCTCTGGCCCTTGATCCCAAGATTCTTTTTCTTGACGAACCCTCGGCCGGACTTGACCCCGTCAGTTCACGCCTTCTGGACGATCTCATCCTCGAGCTGCGCGCAAGCCTCGGCACGACCTTTGTCATTGTATCACACGAACTGGCCAGCATTTACGCCATTGCCAGCAATCTTATCTTTCTGGATGCCCAGACCCGCCAGGTGGGCGCCTGCGGCAATCCGCACCAGTTGCTGCACGACCCCGGCACAGCGCCCAGCGCCATGCTCTTTCTGACCAGGGGTGAGCGCAGTCACGCCGAAACCGATCAGACGGAAACCTCCGGCGACTCCGAGCCGGACAAAGGAACGGCCCTATGA
- a CDS encoding MlaD family protein, with protein sequence MSSQKYKTTVGAFVLGGLALLALGFIVLGGGRLFSNDMQYVLYFDGSVSGLSTGAPVVFRGVPMGSVTRINLVANTRDSNVTIPVYIRIDEQSFVRARGSAPISESVREEIVRRMVQRGLRARLQLQSLITGQYRIELDFFPGTPAVFRSGTPDSEIPTIPSPIDTLQTTLAQLPLESMVRSLDKILQNLVQGLADDSLGKGLRAFTQSFEELDNILKNSELRQNAETILKKLNKTVGTVDSQLPATLATLRSALESMSLAADQLRVVTASAQGLLGRDSPTVNDVRRLIKDSIETLRAIRNVAQMLERNPEALIMGRQGKR encoded by the coding sequence ATGAGTTCTCAAAAATACAAAACCACGGTAGGCGCCTTTGTGCTGGGGGGGCTGGCCCTTCTGGCACTGGGATTCATCGTGCTGGGCGGGGGCCGTCTGTTCAGCAACGACATGCAGTACGTGCTCTACTTCGACGGCTCTGTGAGCGGTCTTTCCACAGGCGCTCCGGTAGTGTTTCGCGGGGTTCCCATGGGCAGCGTGACGCGCATCAACCTTGTGGCCAACACGCGGGATTCCAACGTCACTATCCCGGTTTACATCCGCATTGACGAACAAAGCTTTGTGCGCGCCAGGGGTTCGGCCCCCATTTCAGAATCCGTGCGCGAAGAAATCGTGCGCAGGATGGTGCAGCGCGGCCTGCGTGCCCGCCTGCAGCTGCAAAGTCTTATCACGGGGCAGTACCGCATCGAGTTGGACTTTTTCCCCGGCACTCCGGCGGTCTTCCGCTCCGGCACGCCGGATTCGGAAATTCCCACCATACCTTCCCCCATTGACACCTTGCAGACCACGCTCGCGCAGTTGCCGCTGGAGTCCATGGTCAGATCCCTCGACAAAATACTGCAAAATCTGGTTCAGGGCCTTGCCGACGACAGCCTTGGAAAGGGACTCAGAGCTTTTACGCAGTCGTTTGAAGAACTTGACAATATTCTCAAGAACAGTGAACTGCGCCAAAATGCCGAAACCATCCTGAAAAAACTTAACAAGACCGTGGGCACTGTGGACAGTCAACTGCCCGCTACCCTTGCCACGCTGCGTTCCGCCCTTGAAAGCATGAGCCTTGCGGCGGACCAGTTGCGCGTGGTCACGGCCTCGGCCCAGGGCCTGCTCGGTCGGGATTCGCCCACCGTCAACGACGTTCGCCGACTGATCAAGGACAGCATAGAAACCTTGCGGGCCATCCGCAATGTTGCGCAAATGCTTGAACGCAACCCTGAAGCCCTGATCATGGGCAGACAAGGAAAACGCTGA
- a CDS encoding PqiC family protein, with translation MQRQALFIFLALTVLLTACARSTPTNFYLLESRLTPVSTDSLPAKSLRVAAVSVPEYLEREGIVSRVGESTQLIVAQFHNWGEPLSHGIRRVTREVLTRPMLEAGINVLPTGDESTADYVLYLDVQRLDGNFDQKAVLDVRWTLRNKFNDVLARGIFVDQEPVAGKSYDVLTATESRLVQKMAEHLAGRLPALTGGKR, from the coding sequence ATGCAACGCCAAGCCCTGTTTATTTTTCTGGCGCTCACGGTTTTGCTGACCGCTTGCGCGCGCAGCACGCCCACCAACTTTTACCTGCTCGAAAGTCGCCTCACGCCCGTCTCCACTGACAGCCTGCCCGCCAAAAGCCTGCGCGTGGCCGCTGTGAGCGTGCCGGAGTATCTGGAGCGCGAGGGCATAGTGAGCCGGGTGGGCGAATCAACACAGCTTATCGTGGCTCAGTTTCACAACTGGGGCGAACCCCTGAGCCACGGCATACGCCGCGTTACACGCGAAGTGCTGACCAGGCCCATGCTGGAAGCCGGAATCAATGTTTTGCCCACTGGCGACGAATCCACCGCCGACTATGTTTTGTACCTTGATGTGCAGCGCCTTGACGGCAATTTTGACCAAAAAGCCGTGCTGGACGTGCGCTGGACCCTGCGCAACAAATTCAATGACGTGCTGGCGCGCGGCATTTTTGTTGACCAGGAACCTGTGGCGGGCAAGAGCTATGACGTGTTGACCGCCACAGAGAGCCGCCTGGTGCAGAAAATGGCTGAACACCTGGCCGGGCGGCTTCCCGCCCTCACGGGCGGGAAACGATGA
- a CDS encoding response regulator, which yields MSTYAAAQRSRILLVDDAPENLRILSESLRADYTIMFAKNGPDALRLATGRPQPDLILLDVIMPGMDGYEVCRRLKEDPSTRDIPVMFITAQNEETDEATGLSLGAQDYIVKPFRVSLVRNRVANQLTYKRYRDHLNDLVHERTRQLVLTQEATIHAMATLAEWRDTETGAHIKRTQNYVKALALHMANLPRYRETLNADAISWLYLSAPLHDVGKVAIADTVLHKPGPLTEEEYEAMKEHTTYGRAVLAAADKFLGEDSFLKVASDIAYCHHERWDGRGYPRGLGEDEIPLSARLMSLADVYDALRSQRVYKPAMPHETSAYIILDGKGTQFDPEVVEAFLAIQDEFKAIAERYSD from the coding sequence ATGAGCACGTATGCGGCAGCGCAACGCAGCCGCATACTGCTGGTTGACGACGCGCCGGAGAACCTGCGCATCCTGAGCGAAAGCCTGCGCGCGGACTATACCATCATGTTCGCCAAAAACGGGCCGGACGCCCTGCGTCTGGCCACCGGCAGGCCGCAGCCTGACCTCATCCTGCTGGATGTCATCATGCCCGGCATGGATGGCTATGAAGTGTGCCGCCGCCTCAAGGAAGATCCGTCCACGCGCGACATTCCCGTCATGTTCATCACCGCGCAAAATGAAGAGACAGACGAGGCCACCGGACTCTCTCTCGGGGCCCAGGATTATATCGTCAAACCCTTCCGGGTATCCCTGGTTCGCAACCGCGTCGCAAACCAGCTTACGTACAAGCGCTACCGCGACCACCTCAACGATCTGGTGCACGAGCGCACCCGCCAGCTTGTCCTCACGCAGGAAGCCACCATTCACGCCATGGCCACACTGGCGGAATGGCGCGATACAGAAACCGGGGCGCACATCAAACGTACCCAGAATTACGTCAAGGCCCTTGCCCTGCACATGGCCAACCTGCCCCGATACCGCGAAACGCTGAATGCCGACGCCATTTCATGGCTGTACCTTTCCGCTCCGCTGCACGACGTGGGCAAGGTCGCCATAGCCGACACCGTTTTGCACAAACCCGGGCCGCTTACCGAAGAAGAATACGAGGCAATGAAGGAGCATACCACCTATGGTAGAGCCGTTCTTGCCGCAGCGGACAAATTTTTGGGTGAAGATTCTTTTTTGAAGGTCGCCAGCGACATTGCCTACTGCCACCACGAACGGTGGGACGGGCGGGGCTACCCCCGAGGGCTCGGGGAAGACGAAATCCCGTTGTCAGCCCGGCTCATGAGCCTGGCCGACGTGTATGATGCCCTGCGCAGCCAACGGGTATACAAGCCCGCCATGCCGCACGAAACTTCGGCCTATATTATTCTTGACGGCAAGGGCACGCAGTTCGACCCTGAAGTGGTGGAGGCATTTCTGGCCATTCAGGATGAATTCAAGGCCATTGCCGAACGGTACAGCGATTAG
- the grpE gene encoding nucleotide exchange factor GrpE yields the protein MQGHKMQKPYGETAPTEDQFSEDCLNVNNPGELQDLDGVVEPVSLDDMPEVHFGQSAEPSAAEIEARCKAEQEEMRLRMAAEMDNYQKRLKREHEEQVRYASESVLSDLLPSLDNLDLALQYGSTNEVCKDMMQGIAMTRKLLLEATGKHGLCPIGEEGQEFNPALHEAVGFDARPDLAPGSVTRVLQRGYKLGDRLLRPAKVMVNP from the coding sequence ATGCAGGGTCACAAAATGCAGAAACCGTATGGAGAGACAGCACCGACAGAAGACCAGTTTTCTGAGGACTGCCTGAACGTTAACAATCCTGGCGAACTTCAGGATCTGGATGGCGTGGTGGAGCCTGTCTCGCTGGACGATATGCCTGAAGTCCATTTTGGCCAATCAGCTGAGCCTTCCGCCGCTGAAATAGAAGCGCGTTGCAAGGCTGAGCAGGAAGAAATGCGCCTGCGCATGGCCGCTGAAATGGACAATTATCAAAAGCGCCTCAAGCGGGAACATGAAGAACAGGTGCGCTACGCCTCTGAAAGCGTTTTGAGCGATCTGCTGCCGAGCCTTGATAATCTCGATCTGGCGTTGCAGTATGGCAGCACCAATGAGGTCTGCAAGGATATGATGCAGGGTATTGCCATGACGCGCAAGCTCCTGCTTGAAGCGACAGGCAAGCATGGCCTGTGCCCCATCGGCGAAGAAGGGCAAGAGTTCAACCCTGCCCTGCACGAAGCTGTGGGATTTGACGCGCGGCCCGACCTGGCCCCCGGATCTGTCACACGAGTGTTGCAGCGTGGGTATAAATTGGGCGACCGTTTGCTGCGCCCGGCAAAGGTTATGGTTAATCCCTGA
- the hisD gene encoding histidinol dehydrogenase: MTCRTLTLHSEQEWPKLAQWLQGRHNPGDGVESAVRDIIAAVRAKGDEALVEYTRNFDCPDFTPPLRVSEQEIARAAAAVPAEDREVISQAAIHIRAFHEAQLEKSWFTTRPDGSILGQHVLPMDAAGLYVPGGQGGNTPLVSSLLMCAIPAQVAGVPRLAICTPPRKDGSVNPHILAAAHLLDIEEVYRVGGAWSIAAMAYGTESIAPVDVIAGPGNIFVTTAKRLVQGMVGIDMIAGPSEVLILADSSANPAWVAADMLSQAEHDALASAICVTDDPRLAESIRQELDKQCMALPRATTAARSLEEWGAIVVTPNLSVAVAVANMVAPEHLEICTRDPWGVLPHIRHAGAVFMGQHSPEAVGDYFAGPNHVLPTLGTARFSSALSVQTFCKKTSIVAVSSTFIQQNMQAIAALARMEGLEAHARSVEARAKK; this comes from the coding sequence ATGACATGCCGGACATTGACACTGCATAGCGAGCAGGAATGGCCCAAGCTCGCCCAATGGCTGCAAGGACGTCACAACCCCGGTGACGGGGTGGAAAGCGCCGTACGCGACATTATCGCCGCAGTACGCGCAAAAGGCGATGAAGCGCTGGTGGAATATACCCGCAACTTTGATTGCCCGGATTTCACGCCGCCGCTTCGAGTGAGCGAGCAGGAAATAGCGCGCGCCGCCGCTGCCGTTCCTGCCGAAGACAGGGAAGTCATCAGTCAGGCTGCCATCCACATCCGTGCTTTTCACGAAGCCCAACTGGAAAAATCATGGTTCACCACACGGCCTGACGGCAGCATTCTCGGGCAGCACGTTCTGCCTATGGACGCCGCTGGGCTTTACGTGCCCGGCGGACAGGGCGGCAATACGCCGCTTGTCTCCAGCCTGCTCATGTGCGCCATCCCCGCGCAGGTGGCCGGGGTTCCGCGCCTTGCCATCTGTACGCCGCCGCGTAAAGACGGCAGCGTCAACCCGCACATTCTCGCCGCCGCCCATTTGCTGGATATTGAAGAAGTCTACCGCGTGGGCGGGGCGTGGTCCATTGCGGCCATGGCCTACGGCACGGAAAGCATCGCGCCTGTTGACGTCATTGCCGGACCGGGCAATATTTTTGTCACCACAGCCAAACGCCTTGTGCAGGGCATGGTCGGCATCGACATGATCGCAGGCCCGAGCGAAGTTCTCATTTTGGCTGACTCCTCCGCCAATCCCGCGTGGGTGGCGGCGGACATGCTTTCGCAGGCAGAGCACGACGCCCTTGCCTCCGCCATCTGCGTCACTGACGACCCGCGTCTGGCCGAAAGCATCCGGCAGGAACTGGACAAGCAGTGCATGGCCCTGCCCAGAGCCACCACCGCCGCCCGGTCGCTTGAAGAGTGGGGAGCCATTGTGGTTACGCCCAATCTGAGCGTAGCCGTGGCCGTGGCAAATATGGTGGCTCCAGAACATCTGGAAATATGCACGCGCGACCCTTGGGGCGTGTTGCCGCATATCCGCCATGCAGGGGCCGTCTTTATGGGGCAGCACAGCCCCGAAGCCGTGGGCGACTACTTTGCAGGGCCCAACCACGTACTGCCCACCCTGGGCACGGCACGCTTTTCTTCGGCCCTTTCGGTGCAGACATTCTGCAAAAAGACCAGTATCGTGGCCGTATCATCGACATTTATACAACAAAATATGCAGGCCATAGCCGCTCTCGCCCGTATGGAAGGGCTTGAAGCGCACGCCCGCAGCGTGGAAGCACGCGCCAAAAAATAA
- a CDS encoding phosphoribosylaminoimidazolesuccinocarboxamide synthase has product MKVVVKTDISAYPLLSRGKVRDIYNVDEKTLLIVTTDRMSAFDVIMNEPIPYKGVILNQITLFWMDRFKHIIPNHLLESDVNRFPAELAPWKDELEGRSVLVRKASPLPVECIVRGYITGSGWKDYQATGSLCGYALPANLRESDKLEPAIFTPSTKAELGQHDENISVAQAAQLMGEDLARKVEETSLAIYEAGRAYAAGRGIIVADTKFEFGMIDGKLHLIDEVLTPDSSRFWPADQYKPGQGQPSFDKQYLRNWLKKQPWNMQPPPPPLPEEVITATANKYKEAYEILTK; this is encoded by the coding sequence ATGAAAGTTGTTGTCAAGACAGACATCAGCGCCTATCCCCTGCTCTCTCGCGGGAAGGTTCGCGACATCTACAACGTGGACGAAAAAACCCTGCTCATCGTCACCACAGACCGCATGTCGGCCTTTGACGTGATCATGAACGAGCCCATCCCGTACAAGGGCGTGATTCTGAATCAGATCACCCTGTTCTGGATGGACAGGTTCAAGCACATCATCCCCAACCACCTGCTTGAAAGCGATGTCAACCGCTTCCCGGCGGAACTGGCCCCGTGGAAAGACGAGCTTGAAGGCCGTTCGGTGCTGGTGCGCAAAGCCAGTCCGTTGCCCGTGGAGTGCATTGTGCGGGGCTACATCACCGGGTCCGGCTGGAAGGATTACCAGGCCACCGGATCTCTGTGCGGATACGCCCTGCCTGCCAACCTGCGCGAGTCCGACAAGCTGGAGCCCGCCATATTCACGCCTTCCACCAAGGCGGAACTGGGGCAGCATGACGAAAACATCAGCGTGGCCCAGGCTGCGCAGCTTATGGGTGAAGACCTGGCCCGCAAGGTTGAAGAAACGTCGTTGGCCATCTATGAGGCAGGCCGCGCGTATGCCGCTGGCCGTGGAATCATCGTGGCTGACACCAAATTTGAATTCGGCATGATTGACGGCAAGCTGCACCTTATTGATGAAGTGCTCACGCCCGACTCTTCGCGCTTCTGGCCCGCTGACCAGTACAAGCCCGGGCAGGGGCAACCCAGTTTTGACAAGCAGTACCTGCGCAACTGGCTGAAAAAGCAGCCCTGGAACATGCAGCCTCCTCCGCCGCCGCTGCCTGAAGAAGTCATTACGGCCACTGCCAATAAGTACAAAGAAGCTTACGAAATTCTTACAAAATAA
- a CDS encoding enoyl-ACP reductase FabI: MLLQGKKALIMGLANNRSIAYGIAAALKAQGARLAFNYVGDAIKKRVEPLSEELGGEFTFQCDVCDDAQINEAAAVVKEKWGDLDILVHSVAFANREDLSGRFVDTSRDGFKLALEVSAYSLTGLCRAFEPLLTENASVLSMTYHGSTQVIPGYNVMGVAKAALEASVRYLAYDLGPKGVRVNAISAGPIKTLAASAVSSLKDIFNMVESNSPLRRNVTTADVGGVAAFLASDLAHAVTGQVIYVDSGFSKVGATA; the protein is encoded by the coding sequence ATGCTGCTGCAAGGAAAAAAAGCCCTTATAATGGGACTGGCCAACAATAGAAGCATCGCTTACGGCATTGCCGCCGCCCTGAAAGCCCAGGGTGCGCGCCTTGCTTTCAACTATGTGGGCGACGCCATTAAAAAGCGCGTGGAACCTCTGAGTGAAGAACTGGGCGGCGAATTTACCTTTCAGTGTGACGTGTGCGACGATGCGCAGATTAACGAAGCTGCGGCCGTTGTAAAAGAAAAATGGGGAGATCTGGACATTTTGGTGCATTCCGTGGCTTTTGCCAACCGGGAAGACCTCAGCGGCCGCTTTGTGGACACGTCGCGTGACGGTTTCAAGCTTGCGCTCGAAGTTTCGGCCTATTCCCTTACCGGGCTTTGCCGCGCTTTTGAACCGCTCCTTACCGAAAACGCCTCTGTGCTCAGCATGACCTACCACGGGTCCACCCAGGTCATCCCCGGCTACAACGTCATGGGCGTCGCCAAGGCCGCTCTTGAGGCATCCGTGCGCTATCTGGCCTATGATCTCGGCCCCAAGGGCGTGCGCGTCAATGCCATCAGCGCCGGGCCCATCAAGACGCTGGCCGCTTCGGCCGTGTCCAGCCTCAAGGATATTTTCAACATGGTGGAGAGCAACTCCCCCCTGCGCCGCAATGTGACTACTGCCGATGTCGGCGGTGTGGCGGCTTTTCTGGCTTCAGACCTGGCCCATGCCGTTACGGGGCAGGTCATTTATGTGGACAGCGGCTTCAGCAAGGTGGGCGCGACCGCCTGA
- a CDS encoding outer membrane protein: MLKRLFLAVVLTLALSFSAFAADNGFYLGLKFIDSIQSTGDVSKGGGTKFFDVDNYTQNTIGGGVFAGYDFYPMHQIPVRAEIEYAIRTNSETDWDSKVIGALPAGAASLKGQWNLQTLFLNAYWDFHNDTAFTPYIGGGIGMGFIQSKYEVNAPGLSDSYNETNTVFAWNAGAGVAYAITDNLSADLAYRFVGLDYHENDKTVDGQKFKVGMAPYANEFSLGIRYTF; the protein is encoded by the coding sequence ATGTTAAAACGCTTATTTTTGGCGGTGGTGCTGACGCTTGCACTTTCGTTCTCAGCCTTTGCAGCGGACAACGGTTTTTATCTTGGCCTGAAATTTATCGATTCAATCCAAAGCACTGGCGATGTTTCCAAAGGCGGTGGCACCAAGTTTTTTGATGTAGACAACTACACCCAAAACACCATCGGCGGCGGCGTCTTTGCCGGCTACGACTTCTACCCCATGCATCAGATCCCTGTTCGTGCGGAAATTGAATATGCCATCCGCACCAACAGTGAAACCGATTGGGACTCCAAAGTAATTGGCGCCCTCCCTGCTGGCGCTGCGTCACTAAAGGGGCAATGGAACCTGCAAACCCTTTTCCTGAACGCGTATTGGGATTTCCACAACGACACGGCCTTCACGCCTTATATCGGTGGTGGGATTGGTATGGGGTTCATCCAGAGTAAATACGAAGTGAATGCCCCTGGCCTTAGCGACAGCTATAATGAAACCAACACCGTATTCGCCTGGAATGCTGGCGCGGGCGTTGCCTACGCCATCACCGACAACCTGTCTGCGGATCTGGCCTATCGTTTTGTGGGCCTTGACTACCATGAAAACGACAAGACTGTTGACGGTCAAAAATTTAAGGTCGGTATGGCGCCGTATGCCAACGAATTCAGCCTTGGCATCCGCTACACATTCTAA
- the pdxA gene encoding 4-hydroxythreonine-4-phosphate dehydrogenase PdxA: MNLPIVAITMGDASGIGPEIIVKAMTRPEMAAWARILVVGDAERLREAAEITGSAVTVNALADPDAARYVAGVIDCIDVPIIPKGHPFGVVSPISGEGAYQFIKKAVELVQAGKAQAICTAPLNKEALHAAGRMFPGHTEMLAHLTGTPEVSMMLMTPTLRVVHVTTHLGLIDAINKIEPALVERTIARAHDTLVRAGIANPRIAVCAINPHAGENGLFGSGEEETKILPAVKATQAKGWDVEGPLPADTLFFRAGRGDFDVVIAMYHDQGHGPIKVMGIADGVNITIGLPVIRTSVDHGTAFDIAGKGIASEDSLIEAVRQAALLSAR, from the coding sequence TTGAATCTTCCAATTGTGGCCATTACCATGGGCGACGCCTCCGGTATAGGGCCTGAAATCATAGTCAAGGCCATGACCCGGCCCGAGATGGCCGCATGGGCCAGGATACTTGTGGTTGGCGACGCGGAACGACTGCGTGAAGCTGCGGAAATCACGGGCAGCGCGGTTACTGTCAATGCGCTTGCCGACCCGGATGCCGCCCGGTATGTCGCTGGCGTCATTGATTGTATCGATGTGCCGATTATTCCCAAGGGGCATCCTTTCGGCGTGGTTTCGCCCATATCCGGCGAAGGAGCCTACCAGTTCATCAAGAAGGCGGTGGAACTTGTGCAGGCGGGCAAGGCCCAGGCCATCTGCACCGCCCCCCTGAACAAGGAAGCCCTGCACGCGGCAGGGCGCATGTTTCCCGGGCACACGGAAATGCTGGCGCATCTTACGGGCACGCCCGAAGTCTCAATGATGCTCATGACGCCCACTCTGCGGGTTGTGCATGTGACCACCCATCTGGGGCTCATTGACGCCATCAACAAGATAGAGCCCGCCCTTGTGGAGCGTACCATAGCAAGAGCGCACGATACGCTTGTGCGTGCGGGCATCGCCAATCCGCGTATCGCGGTCTGCGCCATCAATCCCCATGCCGGAGAAAACGGCCTGTTTGGCAGTGGAGAAGAAGAAACAAAGATTCTTCCCGCTGTGAAGGCCACGCAGGCCAAGGGGTGGGATGTGGAAGGCCCGCTGCCGGCGGATACGCTTTTCTTCCGTGCCGGAAGAGGCGACTTTGACGTTGTCATAGCCATGTACCACGATCAGGGCCACGGGCCCATCAAGGTGATGGGCATTGCCGATGGCGTGAACATCACCATCGGCCTTCCCGTGATCCGGACTTCTGTGGATCACGGAACAGCCTTTGACATAGCCGGAAAGGGCATAGCCAGTGAAGACAGCCTCATTGAGGCAGTGCGTCAGGCGGCCTTGCTGAGCGCCCGGTAA